One part of the Tenacibaculum sp. 190130A14a genome encodes these proteins:
- a CDS encoding alpha/beta hydrolase: MKTIVYLTTILLLLGLNTYSQASHKSFNEELVITINKDSISGYALIANGNELKETVILLHGLPGHEKNLDLAEKIRQNGKNVIYFNYRGSWGSQGEFLYSNCLEDISKVIDYLSSDIISKKLRVKKNSFILIGHSLGGGIAVLQGIKDQRVIKIIALSSFNAGEELKNNNSPDELVGFQDYLNKQFMLNIDSKKFLSQIINHKQQWNLTSINTLEITKPFIFIDENNRNEYWIKKIKKGEYLVLDSDHSFSDKRNELSLEIIKWLDKN, encoded by the coding sequence ATGAAAACTATAGTTTACTTAACAACAATCTTATTGCTTTTAGGACTCAATACCTATTCACAAGCTAGCCATAAATCTTTTAATGAAGAATTGGTAATTACAATAAACAAAGATTCAATTTCTGGTTATGCTTTGATTGCTAATGGAAATGAATTAAAGGAAACTGTTATTTTGCTTCATGGATTGCCTGGACATGAAAAAAATCTTGATTTAGCAGAGAAAATAAGACAAAATGGAAAAAATGTGATTTACTTTAATTACAGAGGCTCTTGGGGAAGTCAAGGAGAATTTCTTTACTCTAATTGTCTAGAAGATATATCGAAAGTAATAGATTATTTATCAAGTGATATCATTTCTAAAAAGTTAAGAGTTAAAAAAAACTCTTTTATTTTAATTGGGCATAGCTTAGGAGGCGGAATAGCTGTTTTACAAGGAATTAAAGACCAAAGAGTCATAAAAATAATTGCCTTATCCTCATTCAACGCTGGAGAAGAATTAAAAAACAACAATTCGCCTGATGAATTAGTTGGTTTCCAAGATTATTTGAATAAACAATTTATGTTGAATATTGATTCCAAGAAATTCTTATCCCAAATAATAAATCATAAACAACAATGGAATTTGACGTCTATCAATACTCTTGAAATTACCAAACCTTTCATTTTTATAGACGAAAATAATAGGAATGAATACTGGATAAAAAAAATAAAGAAAGGTGAATATTTAGTACTTGACTCTGATCACTCTTTTTCAGACAAGCGAAATGAATTAAGTTTAGAAATAATAAAATGGTTAGATAAAAACTAA